The Methylocella tundrae genome contains the following window.
CGGCCAGGAACGCTGTCTTGTTGAAGAGTGCGAAGGGAATAAGGATGAAGCCGGCGAGCGTCGTCAGCTTGAACTCGATCAGAGTGACGAAGAGCTGGACCGCCAAAATGAAGAAGGCGATCAACACCAGAATCCACGACACCATCAACACCGCGATCTGAATGGCGTTTGTGAAGATGGCGACCGGCCCGACCATCTGGTTCGCCGCATCGAGGAGCGGCTGCCCGGCATCGAGCCCGACCTGGGCGAGCCGGCCGGGCCGCAAGAAATCGGTGGTCGAGATCGAGGAACCGCCGGCTTTTAGACCGAGACCGGCGAAGCTGTTGAAGACGATGGCGGAGAGGTTGTTGAAGTTGGTGATGATGAAAGCGAAGAAGCCGATATAGAGCGTCTTCTTCACCAGGCGCTGGATGACATCCTCATCGGCGCCCCAAGCCCAGAACAGGCCAGCCAGGGTGATGTCGATGACGATCAGGGTCGAGGAAAGATAGGTGACATCGCCCTTGATCAGGCCGAAACCGGAATCGATGTAGGTCGTGAAGGTGTTGAGGAAGGTATCGATGACGCCGACATTGTTCATCGTCCGTCTCCCCCTACCGAATTTGTTGCTGCGGGGTTGGCCGGCGCGGCCATTGGCGGCAACGGCCGCGCCGGCCTGCCGAAGAACCGGCGGCGGTTCTCCTCCCAGACCGCCTGGCAATGCGGATCTTCGGCATCCTGTTGGCCGAGCGCGCTGCACCGGCGCAGCTCGGCCGAAAGATCGTCTGGAGCGGAGGCCAGCGGAGCTTCCGGCGCTGCCGACGGCGCGGGCCGCCGGTTGATCGCCGCGAGTGTCGCGATAAAGACACCGATCATGGCGACGATCGCCAATGCACGGAAAATGTCAGACCGCCACATCGTCCCAAGCCTCAGTTGCCGTGGAACATGGTGACGTTGCCGGGCTGATAGCCGGAGCGCGTCGAGAAGATCTTGTACTGCTGCTGGCCCTGCGATTCCGTTGCAGCATCGCGCGCCTGTTGCAGCGCGTCGGCCCGCCCCTTGGCGGCGAGTACAGCCACAAGGTCGGAAAGTTGCTGCGATTGCAGAGCCAGGAGCTGGTTGCCAGCCTGGGCGGCTTGTAGCGCACCGGTCGCCGACTGGCTCGCCGTCACCAGCGACGACATGGCGGAATTGTTCGTGCCGATATTGCCGACAACGCCGGCCTGCACCTTCAGGCTATCCTCGAACGCCCCCACGGAGTTCTGCCAGCGCGTCTGCGCCAGCGCGAACAGCGAGGCATTCGACCCCGAGGTCGGCGCGGCGCCATAGGCGCTCGAATAAGCTGTCTGAATCTGCTGGACGTTGAAGGAGATGTTCTGCGCCTGGCTGAGCAACGATTGCGTCTGGGCGATCGATGACTGAAGCTGGGTCAGCGTCGACATCGGCAGATTGGCGAGGTTGCGCGCCTGGTTGACCAGCGAGGTCGCCTGGTTGGTCAACATCTGGATCTGATTGTTGATCTGTTGCAGTTCGCGCGCGGCAGTGAGCACGTTCTGCACGTAGTTCGTTGGGTCGAATACAATGATGGCATGAGCCGGTGGAACAGCGATCGCGAGCGTCAGTGCGACGGTGCTCACCGCCGCGAGATGGCGGAGCTTGATCATGACGGTGTCTCCAGATTGGTGAGGTCGGGAATGAGATCGGCCGCCCAGAGCAACTCATGGTCGGCAAGCCAAGCGGGCGTGAAGGCGTCACGGCCGTGTTCGGCGAGAATACGCTCGATCGCGGCGTGGTCGGCCTTTGAGGACGCGGCGCAAAAGGCGAGCGCGACCGGGCCGAGTCCTAACTCGAACAGGCGATTGCCTCGGCGCGACTGGCAGTAATAGTCGCGCTTGGGCGCGGCTCGCGCGAGGATCTCGATCTGGCGGTCGTTCAAGCCGAAGCGGCGATAGATGGCGGTGATCTGCGGCTCGATGGCCCGTTCGTTCGGCAGAAACACCCGTGTCGGGCAGCTCTCGACAATCGCCGGCGCGATGCTGCTGCCATCGATGTCCGAGAGCGATTGCGTGGCGAAAACAACGGAGGCGTTTTTCTTACGCAACGTCTTCAACCACTCGCGAAGCTGCTGCGCGAAAGCCGGATCGTCGAGGACGAGCCAGCCCTCGTCGATGATCAGCAAGGTCGGGCGGCCGTCGAGCCGGCCTTCGATGCGGTGGAACAGGTAGGTGAGCACAGCGGGCGCCGCGCCAGCGCCGATTAGACCCTCGGTTTCAAAGGCTTGGACCGAGGCTGAGCCGAGATGCTCGGCCTCGGCGTCGAGTAACCGGCCGAAGGAACCGCCGACGCAATAGGGTTGCAACGCCTGCTTCAACGCGGTCGACTGCAGAAGGACCGCGAGCCCGGTGATCGTCCGTTCCTGAACGGGCGACGAGGCGAGTGAGGTCAGCGCCGACCAGATATGCTCTTTGACGGTCGGGTCGATTGTGACGCCTTCCTTGGCGAGGATCGCCGTCACCCATTCGGCCGCCCAGGCGCGCTCGGCCGCGTCATCGATGCGCGCCAGCGGCTGGAGGGAAACGCTGTCCTCCGATCCGGCTGACAGGCTACCGCCGAGATCATGCCAATCTCCTCCCATCGCGAGCGCCGCGGTGCGGATCGAGCCGCCGAAGTCAAAGGCGAAGATCTGGCTGCCCTGATAGCGACGGAACTGCATCGCCATCAGCGAGAGCAGCACCGACTTGCCAGCGCCGGTCGGGCCGACGATCAGCGTATGGCCGACATCCCCGACATGAAGAGAGAAGCGGAATGGCGTCGAGCCTTCGGTCTTGCCGAAGAAGAGTGGCGGCGCCTTGAAATGCTCGTCGCGCGCCGGGCCTGCCCAGACCGCCGAGAGCGGGATCATATGGGCCAGGTTCAGCGTCGAGACAGGCGACTGGCGGACGTTGGCATAGGCGTGCCCCGGCAACGAGCCGAGCCACGCTTCCAGCGCGTTCACCCCTTCAGGCATGCAGGTGAAGTCGCGACCCTGAATGACTTTCTCGACCAACCGCAGCTTCTCGGCCGCGATGCCCGCATCCTCGTCCCAGACCGTGATGGTGGCGGTGACATAGGCCTGGCCGACGTCGTCGGAACCCAGCTCCTGCAGCGCCATGTCTGCGTCGGCTGCTTTGTTGGCGGCGTCGGAATCCACGAGGGTCGAGGCCTCGTTGGTCATCACTTCCTTGACGATGGCACCGATCGACTTGCGCTTGGCGAACCACTGCCGTCGGATCTTGGTCAGCAGCTTCACGGCTTCGGTCTTGTCGAGCAGGATGGCGCGGGTCGACCAGCGGTAGGGAAAGGCGAGCCGGTTCAGCTCGTCGAGAATGCCGGGATGGGTCGTGGTCGGAAAACCGACGACGGTGAGCGTGCGCAGATGGGAACGTCCCAACCGCGGCTCCAGCCCGCCGGTCAGCGGCTCGTCGACAAGCAGCGCGTCGAGATGCATCGGCGTCTCGGGGACGCGGACACGCTGCTGGCGTGTCGAAATTGTGGAATGGAGGTAGGTCAACGTCTCGCCATCATCGAGCCAGCCGACCTCGGGCATGAAACCCTCGACCAGTTGCAACACGCGGTCGGTGCGATCGACGAAGCCGCGCAGCAGCTCCCACGGATCGACGCCGGTCTGCGCGCGGCCCTCATAGAGCCAGCCTTCGATGCGCGATGCGTCCTCGGCCGGCGGCAACCAGACGAAGGTGAGGAAATAGCGGCTCTCGAAATGCGCACCGGCTTCTTCGAACGCGTCCTGTCGTTCAAGGTCGACCAGCGCCGACGCCGCATCCGGGAAGATGCTATGCGGGTAGGTCTGGGCCGCGACGCGCTGCGCCTCGACAAAGATCGCCCATCCCGAACCGAGGCGGCGCAGTGCATTGTTGAGCCGCGCGGTGACGCCGACCAGTTCGGCCGGTGTAGCGCTGTCGAGGTCCGGTCCACGAAACCGCGCCGTACGCTGGAAGCTGCCGTCCTTATTGAGGACGACGCCCTCGGCGACCAAGGCGGCCCAGGGCAAGAATTCGGCGAGGCCGGCGGGACGGTTGCGATATTCGGCGAGGTTCAGCATGGGAGCCTCACGCGCCGAGATAGGACGGGTAGCGCAGATGCCGGCGCACGACGTCAACGAACTGCGGATCGCGCTTCGCCGCCCAGACGGCGGCGGCATGTCCCACCGCCCAGATCAGCGCGCCGGGAATCCAAAGGCGCAGGCCGAGCGCGATGGCGGCAGCGAGCGTTCCATTTGCGATTGCGACCGCCCGCGGTGCGCCGCCCATCAGGATCGGGTCTGTCAGCGCGCGGTGAACCGGCGCGAAGAAGCCCGGGACATCCGGATCGATGATCCCCGCCATCACACCAGCGCCCCGCCCGAAAAGCTGAAGAAGGAAAGGAAGAAGCTCGATGCGGCAAAGGCGATCGAGAGGCCGAAAACGATCTGGATCAGGCGGCGGAAACCGCCCGACGTATCGCCGAAGGCGAGCGACAGGCCGGTCACAGTGATGATGATCACTGAGATGATCTTGGCGACTGGCCCCTGCACCGATTCCAGGATGGTGTTGAGCGGCGTCTCCCAGGGCATCGATGAGCCCGAGGCGTAAACCGCCGGGGCCAGCGCCAGGCTGACGAAGGTGATGGTGGAAAGCGTCGCGATATGGCGACGGATGCGCAGCGCGAACCGGGTCATGCTCTATCTCCTTGAGGGATGGTCTCGCCGCCCGCCGCGGCTGGGATGACGCGGTAGTCGCCAGTGGCGGGATCGAGCCCGGCGACAAGGGCGAGTTCGGCAAGGCGCCGCTCCGAACCGCGGCCGGAGAGCACGGCGATGCAATCGATGGTCTCGGCGATCAGCGCGCGCGGGGCCGTGATGACGGCCTCCTGGATGAGCTGCTCGAGGCGGCGGATGGCCCCAAGCGCGGTCCCCGCATGGATGGTGCCGATGCCGCCGGGATGGCCGGTGCCCCAGGCTTTGAGGAGATCGAGTGCTTCCGGCCCACGCACCTCGCCGATTGGAATGCGATCAGGACGGAGGCGCAGCGACGAGCGGACGAGATCGGACAGCGAGGCGACACCGTCCTTGGTGCGCAGCGCCACCAGGTTCGGCGCCCGGCATTGCAGCTCGCGCGTATCCTCGATCAGCACCACGCGGTCGGTGGTGCCGGCGATCTCGGCGAGCAGCGCATTGGTCAGCGTCGTCTTGCCCGTCGAGGTGCCGCCAGCGACCAAGATGTTTTTGCGCGCGGCGACGGCACCGCGCAGCACGGCCGCCTGGCCGGCGGTCATGATGCCGGCGGCGACATAGTCGTCGAGCGTGAACACCGCGACGGCAGGCTTACGGATCGCAAAGGCCGGGGCCGCGACCACCGGCGGCAACAATCCCTCGAAGCGTTCCCCCGTCTCAGGCAGCTCGGCCGAGACACGCGGCGCGCCGGCGTGGACCTCGGCGCCGACGTGGTGAGCGACCAGGCGCACGATCCGCTCGCCATCGGCGGCCGACACGACGCGCCCGCTATCTTCCAGGCCGCCGGACAGCCGGTCGATCCACAACCGACCATCGGGGTTAAGCATCACTTCGACGATCGAGGGGTCTTCGAGGAAGGTCGCGATGGCTGGACCGAGCGCGGTGCGTAGCATGCGCGCGCCGCGAGAAAAGGCTTCGGAATGGAGTGGAGCAACCGCCACGATCGTCCCCGTCAACGGCCAATCGCGGCATGCGATTGGCAACGGGGATGATTAAAAGAGGCAATAAATGGGGCAGATCAACAAGGTTTTAGATGTCGTAGGGGGCGAGCGTAGAGCAGAGAAAAAAGACTTGCTGGGTGCGGAATCACAAAAAACTGAGAGCGCTACTTCAAGCTCCTGCGGCACCGAATCACATCGGGCCACACAATCCTCGTCCGCGTCAGAAGGCTACTTCGTCAACCACTGTCCATACGCCTCAACGTCAATCATTGGAACGGTGCCACTGAATTGCAGTTGAGAGATCAGCTTGAACAGGAAAGCCGTCGCGGGCTTATTCTCGTTGATGAAACTATAGCCGTCAGCTTCCCTATCGAAGAAGAAATGACCGTGCGCGGCGACGCAGCCGATGTCGAGCTGCCCATCTCCAAGGTTTGCGACCAAAGCTTTCTCGAACGAAGGTCCAAGTGCGGGGCTCCACTCACTCTCGAACGTCAGCAGGCCTCCCAGAATCGGAATCAGCGGTTTTGCCGGATACACGCCCTTCGCATATGGGATAGGGAGGCTCGTGCGGTGCAGACGACGCACGCTTGCGACCTTTTCTTGCGCGTAGGCCACCAGACCGGCATCCGCGGTCTGCTTCGCCTCAAAGACGGCATAGACACTTTCCGCGGGGATGATGGTCTCGTTCTCGTAGGTGAAGATGAACGGCGAATACTGGCGGTCGAAAATCACGACGTCGATTTGCTGACTGAAGTTTCCGAGGCTATCGACTACATGCGCTTTAGCCGCCTGATAACGCTTAGGCAGATACGTCTCCAACATGTTGATCCAAACGTTCTCGCTGGCATCGCCCTTCGTGCCTGGATGATTGAAGGACTTTCGGACCGTCGCGAGGCGCTGTTGAATATCTTCATGCAGCGACGACAGAAGCTGAGACAAGGACCATTCGGACATCAGGAAATCTCACTTTGGTTTTGGCGGCCGGCCATCACGACAGCGGAAATTGGGGGCCAAACAGCTCGCGCCAGGCTCGCAATGCGTCACCGTTCCGGCCGCGACGCACATGGTCGATTGCCAGAGTTGCTTCGCGCTCCGCCGCACGCAGAAGGTCGCGCGCCCGCGTCTTGCGGGCAGTGTCCATTCCACTGCTGATTGCGGGGCCAAGGCCGGCAGGGTCGGGCCACTCATCGAAAATCCGGGCCGCGAGCGTCGCAAAGAACCCCTGAATCTCCCGGTCAAAGCTGCCACCCCAGCCGCCATGAAGGCACTGAAGCGCCATGACCTCAATGAGGAACGAGGGCTTCACCGGCTTCTCGCCGTGCTTCGGGTTGTTGTTCCAGTATTTCACCATCCGCACGAGGCCCTTCCATTCGTTGGAATAAGCCTGATGCGCTGCGGTGGCCTCTGCGGCATGAGTTTGAGGGTTAGTCTCGATCCACTTGCCGAGTTCATTGTCGGGAATCTCGAAATCGTCGTCCTTATCGAATGCCGGAACGACATCGACGCTGATGACGCGATAGTCGGTATTGTCATCAGCATCGGCCTTCACGCCGAAATCGACGTTGATTGAGCGGTTCTGCTTCTTGGCCTTGTCACCATATTTTTCGATCAAGGCATTGTGAAAGTCGGTCAACACTACCGATGGCGTCTTCGAGCGGTAATGATCCTCCGATGACTTCAGAACGAAGAAGATATCGACGTCCTTCAAAGGCTTCGTTTTGGTCCAGCGCGCGTATGAGCCGGTCAGAAAGCTCCGATCGATCTTGAATTTGGTGTCGAGATAATCCCGCACTTCCTTCTGGCGCGCCGACGCGTTCGCCTGCTCCCTGTCGTTCAGCTCGAGACGGCTTTTGAATTTGCGGAACGCTTCATCGACCGTGAGCATCAGGCTCTCCTCAGATATGATGTGCTGGCGCCAAGGCCGCTGTGCTCAACCGTGGTGCCGAGGCTTTGCCGCACCATCCCGTCGGTCGAGCGCCCGGTCGCCTTGCTCCACCCGATCACATCCGGTCGGCCAGGTTTCGTATGCAACAGGAACCGGTAGCGAGCCTCGCTCGGAGCCAAGCCGGCCTTCCTGATCGCGTATTTGAGCTGTTCGGTGTCGGTCCAGAAATTGCCGTCGTCACCCGACCAGCCGTAGGAGATATCGATGTCCCATCGGAAGATCAACGCATCGGTTTTCGGGTCGTAGATTTCGAGCTTTACGGTTTCGAGATCACCGGTGTTCAGCCAAGTCTGAACGCCGCGCATGTGCGTTTCCCAGTCGCCGACGAACTCCGATGGATCGAGACCACTGAGGCGAATGATATCTTTCAGGCTCTTCAGGATATTGTCTGCGACATAGGTGACCGAATGCGTATAGGTGTTGACAGCGACGTTGGTCATGAGCCGAGAAACCCCTTCGGATCGAACACAAGGGTCTGGGATTTCGTGGTCGCCGCCTCGTCAGCACTCGACATAGCGGCATCGAGATCGCGCGCCGTAATGCGGGTGCTGTGCTTCTTGAGCGCGCCTTGAACCCAGGCGAGGTCATCGGCCAGGCAAGGAAGCGAAACCCGCCAATCCCCTTTCAGTGGATCAAAGCCAAGAGCATCCTCGTTGGCGTCAGAGCCCTCGACGGCATCATCGTCATAGAGGCAATAGATCCGCGTCCGCGGGCCATCACAGGTCACTGTGATGGCGGCATCTTTCGGCGCCTGGTCCGCGATCACACTGGTGGCAACGCCCGCAATGGCAAGAAGCTCGGTCCGCGCATCGCTGGGCTTT
Protein-coding sequences here:
- a CDS encoding HORMA domain containing protein, producing MTNVAVNTYTHSVTYVADNILKSLKDIIRLSGLDPSEFVGDWETHMRGVQTWLNTGDLETVKLEIYDPKTDALIFRWDIDISYGWSGDDGNFWTDTEQLKYAIRKAGLAPSEARYRFLLHTKPGRPDVIGWSKATGRSTDGMVRQSLGTTVEHSGLGASTSYLRRA
- a CDS encoding VirB3 family type IV secretion system protein — translated: MAGIIDPDVPGFFAPVHRALTDPILMGGAPRAVAIANGTLAAAIALGLRLWIPGALIWAVGHAAAVWAAKRDPQFVDVVRRHLRYPSYLGA
- a CDS encoding TrbC/VirB2 family protein; amino-acid sequence: MTRFALRIRRHIATLSTITFVSLALAPAVYASGSSMPWETPLNTILESVQGPVAKIISVIIITVTGLSLAFGDTSGGFRRLIQIVFGLSIAFAASSFFLSFFSFSGGALV
- the trbJ gene encoding P-type conjugative transfer protein TrbJ yields the protein MIKLRHLAAVSTVALTLAIAVPPAHAIIVFDPTNYVQNVLTAARELQQINNQIQMLTNQATSLVNQARNLANLPMSTLTQLQSSIAQTQSLLSQAQNISFNVQQIQTAYSSAYGAAPTSGSNASLFALAQTRWQNSVGAFEDSLKVQAGVVGNIGTNNSAMSSLVTASQSATGALQAAQAGNQLLALQSQQLSDLVAVLAAKGRADALQQARDAATESQGQQQYKIFSTRSGYQPGNVTMFHGN
- the trbK-alt gene encoding putative entry exclusion protein TrbK-alt; this translates as MWRSDIFRALAIVAMIGVFIATLAAINRRPAPSAAPEAPLASAPDDLSAELRRCSALGQQDAEDPHCQAVWEENRRRFFGRPARPLPPMAAPANPAATNSVGGDGR
- the nucC gene encoding CBASS effector endonuclease NucC, which encodes MSEWSLSQLLSSLHEDIQQRLATVRKSFNHPGTKGDASENVWINMLETYLPKRYQAAKAHVVDSLGNFSQQIDVVIFDRQYSPFIFTYENETIIPAESVYAVFEAKQTADAGLVAYAQEKVASVRRLHRTSLPIPYAKGVYPAKPLIPILGGLLTFESEWSPALGPSFEKALVANLGDGQLDIGCVAAHGHFFFDREADGYSFINENKPATAFLFKLISQLQFSGTVPMIDVEAYGQWLTK
- the trbE gene encoding conjugal transfer protein TrbE, with translation MLNLAEYRNRPAGLAEFLPWAALVAEGVVLNKDGSFQRTARFRGPDLDSATPAELVGVTARLNNALRRLGSGWAIFVEAQRVAAQTYPHSIFPDAASALVDLERQDAFEEAGAHFESRYFLTFVWLPPAEDASRIEGWLYEGRAQTGVDPWELLRGFVDRTDRVLQLVEGFMPEVGWLDDGETLTYLHSTISTRQQRVRVPETPMHLDALLVDEPLTGGLEPRLGRSHLRTLTVVGFPTTTHPGILDELNRLAFPYRWSTRAILLDKTEAVKLLTKIRRQWFAKRKSIGAIVKEVMTNEASTLVDSDAANKAADADMALQELGSDDVGQAYVTATITVWDEDAGIAAEKLRLVEKVIQGRDFTCMPEGVNALEAWLGSLPGHAYANVRQSPVSTLNLAHMIPLSAVWAGPARDEHFKAPPLFFGKTEGSTPFRFSLHVGDVGHTLIVGPTGAGKSVLLSLMAMQFRRYQGSQIFAFDFGGSIRTAALAMGGDWHDLGGSLSAGSEDSVSLQPLARIDDAAERAWAAEWVTAILAKEGVTIDPTVKEHIWSALTSLASSPVQERTITGLAVLLQSTALKQALQPYCVGGSFGRLLDAEAEHLGSASVQAFETEGLIGAGAAPAVLTYLFHRIEGRLDGRPTLLIIDEGWLVLDDPAFAQQLREWLKTLRKKNASVVFATQSLSDIDGSSIAPAIVESCPTRVFLPNERAIEPQITAIYRRFGLNDRQIEILARAAPKRDYYCQSRRGNRLFELGLGPVALAFCAASSKADHAAIERILAEHGRDAFTPAWLADHELLWAADLIPDLTNLETPS
- a CDS encoding CBASS oligonucleotide cyclase; this translates as MLTVDEAFRKFKSRLELNDREQANASARQKEVRDYLDTKFKIDRSFLTGSYARWTKTKPLKDVDIFFVLKSSEDHYRSKTPSVVLTDFHNALIEKYGDKAKKQNRSINVDFGVKADADDNTDYRVISVDVVPAFDKDDDFEIPDNELGKWIETNPQTHAAEATAAHQAYSNEWKGLVRMVKYWNNNPKHGEKPVKPSFLIEVMALQCLHGGWGGSFDREIQGFFATLAARIFDEWPDPAGLGPAISSGMDTARKTRARDLLRAAEREATLAIDHVRRGRNGDALRAWRELFGPQFPLS
- the trbB gene encoding P-type conjugative transfer ATPase TrbB; translation: MAVAPLHSEAFSRGARMLRTALGPAIATFLEDPSIVEVMLNPDGRLWIDRLSGGLEDSGRVVSAADGERIVRLVAHHVGAEVHAGAPRVSAELPETGERFEGLLPPVVAAPAFAIRKPAVAVFTLDDYVAAGIMTAGQAAVLRGAVAARKNILVAGGTSTGKTTLTNALLAEIAGTTDRVVLIEDTRELQCRAPNLVALRTKDGVASLSDLVRSSLRLRPDRIPIGEVRGPEALDLLKAWGTGHPGGIGTIHAGTALGAIRRLEQLIQEAVITAPRALIAETIDCIAVLSGRGSERRLAELALVAGLDPATGDYRVIPAAAGGETIPQGDRA